The sequence GCTTCCAGGCGATGCGCACGCACTGGAAAACCACCGGACTGAAGGCGATCCGTTGCGCTTCGTAGCGCGCCTGCATCGCGCTCATCGGGGCGGGTTGGAACAAGGGCGCGTTCTGTTGTGCGGGCTGCGCGGGGTGCTGCGCGATTTTCTGCGTGTTCTGCGGCGCGTTCATCTTGGCTTGGCTCCTGCCGCGGCGATTCAAGCGGCGCCGGCGGCGGGTGGTCGTTGGGGGAACGGAGGTTCGTCGTCTCGCGATGGCGCCGCACATGTCGTGCGACGCCATCGGCTCTCAGGCGGCGCGCCTGAAGATCAGCGAGGTATTGATGCCACCGAAGGCGAAGTTGTTGGACATCACGTATTCGCAGTCCAGCGTGCGGACGCCGGAGAGGTAGTCCAGCGCGCCGCAACGCGCGTCCACCTCCGTGAGATTGAGCGTGGGCGCAAACCAGCCCTCGTTCATCATCATCACCGACATCCAGGCCTCCAGCGCGCCGCAGGCGCCCAGGGTGTGGCCCATGTAGCTCTTGAGCGAGCTGATCGGCACCGCCCGCTGGAAGACCTCGGCCGTGGCCTGCGATTCAGCGATGTCCCCCTGCTCGGTGGCGGTGCCGTGCGCGTTCACATAACCGATCTGCGCCGCGGAGACGCCGGACTGCTCCAGCGCGAGACGCATCGCGATCGCCATGGTCTCGGCGCGCGGATTGGTCACATGCGTACCGTCGCAGTTGGTGCCGAAGCCGACGATCTCGGCATAGATGTGCGCGCCGCGCGCCTTGGCGTGTTCGTACTCCTCCAGCACCAGGGTGCCGGCGCCCTCGCCCAGCACCAGGCCGTCGCGCTTCTTGTCGAAGGGGCGCGGCGTGAGCTCGGGCTGGTCGTTGCTCGTGCTGGTGGCGAAGAGCGTGTCGAAGACCGCCGCCTCTGTGGGGCACAGCTCTTCCGAACCGCCGGCCAGCATGGCGAGCTGCGCGCCGCTGCGGATCGCCTCGTAGGCGTAGCCAATGCCCTGGCTGCCGGAGGTACAGGCGCTCGACGTGGTGATGATGCGGCCGGTGATGCCGAAGAACACGGCCATGTTCACCGGCGCGGTGTGCGACATCATCTTGATGTAGGTGGTGGCATTGACGCCGTCGACCGTCTTGTCGCGCATCATGTTGCCGAAATCGCAGATGGCCGAGGTGGTGCCGGCGGAAGAGCCGCAGGAGATCCCCATGCGACCGCTCTGCACCAGGGGCGCGCCCAGCAGGCCGGCATCTTCCAGCGCACGCTCGCTCGCGCGCACCGCCATCAAGGCGTTGCGACCCATGCTGCGGGTGGTCTTGCGGTTGTAGTGCGCAGGCAACTCGAACGGGGCCGCGGGCGCGCCGAGCCGGGTATTGAGCCCCTCGATCTCGGCCCAGTCGGGCATGTAGCGCACCACGTTGCGCTCGGCCTTGAGGGCGGCGCTGACCGTGGTCCAGTCATGGCCCAGCGGACTGATCGCGCCAAAGCCGGTGATGACGACTCGCTTCATCCTGCCAGCCCTCCGTCCACCACCAGGGTCTGGCGAGTGATATAGGCCGCGTCCTCGCCCAGCAGGAAGGCCACCGCACCGGCGACTTCGCTGCCCTTGCCGGCGCGCTTGAGGGGAATCAGTTCGATGACCTGCTCGGTGTTCACGTCTGCACTCAGTTCAGTTTCGATTAGCCCGGGTGCCACGCAGTTGACCGTCACCCGGCGTTTGGCCAGTTCCAGTGCCAGCGCCTTGGAGGCGCCGATCAGCCCGGCCTTGGAAGCACTGTAGTTCACCTGCCCGCGGTTGCCGATGACGCCGGACACCGAGGCCATCACGACCACGCGGCCGCCCTCACGCAATTGCAGCATCGGCATCACCAGCGGATGCAGGACGTTGTAGAAGCCGTCGAGGTTGGTGCGCAGCACGCTGTCCCATTCCTCGTCCTGCATCGCCGGGAAAGCCACGTCGCGGGTGACGCCGGCGTTGAGCACCACGCCCCAGTAGGCGCCGTGCGCCTCGACATCGGCTTCCAGCGCGGCGCGCGCGCCCGCCCGATCGGCCACATCGAACTGCAGCGCGCGGGCACGGCCGCCCTGCGCCAGGATCTCCGCCACGACCGCTTCGGCCTGCTCGCGCTGGCTGCGGCAATGGACGGTGACTTCGAAGCCATCGCGCGCGACGCGCAATGCGATCGCCCTGCCGATGCCGCGACTGGATCCGGTGACCAGAACGCGTTGATTCATACCTGAACATCCTCAAGAAAACGGGCGACATCCTCAGGCTGGAAGGCCGTCAGCGACGCCTCCGCCAGCAAGCGTTCGCCTTCATACACACGCGCCTCGAAGGCGCCCACGCCGTTGTCGGCGTGGAAGAGTTCGGTCGCGCTCACACGCAGTTGCATGCCGGGCACGAAGGCCGGCACATGGGCCTGGTAGCGGCGGGTCCCGAGCAAGAGGCCGATCTTCACCGGCGCCCCGGCCGCGCGGGCCTTGAGCCCGATCAGCGCCGCCACGGTCTGGGCCATGTATTCGACGCCCACCCAGGCACCGACCCGGCCATCGCGGCAGAAGAGCGGATCATCGCGCACCGTCAGCCCGCATTCGCAGGCTTCGCCCTCGAAGCCGAGCAGCGTGTCGAGCAGCAGCATGCGACCGCGGTGCGGCACCAGCGCTTCGATCTGCCCACGTTCGATCGCCGGCATCAACAAGCCCCCAGGATCAGGGCGGCATTGCTGCCGCCGAAAGCAAAGGAATTCGACAGCACATGACGCGGCGCGTGTCCAAGCTGCCGGTTCATGCCCACCACGTCGAGCGGCGGCAGTTGCGGATCGTACTGGCCATCCCAGCGCTGCGCGGGCAACCAGCCTGCCGCGTTACCGGGCTGCAGCATCAGCCAGGCCAGGGCCGCCTCCACCGCCCCCGCCGCACCCAGGGTGTGGCCAGTGAGCGGCTTGGTCGAGCTGACCGGCGTGTGCTCGCCGAAGATGCGCGCCACGACGGCGGACTCCATCGCGTCATTGTGGCGGGTCGCGGTGCCGTGCAGATTGATGTAGTCGATCTCGGCCGGCGTGAGACCGGCGCGGGCCAGCGCCTCGCGGATCGCGATCTCGGCGCCCCGCCCGCTCGGGTCCGGCGCCGACATGTGATGCGCGTCCGAACTCTCGCCCCAGCCCGCGAGGCGTACCGCAGAGGGCTCGCGCGTCATCAGGAAGAGTGCCGCGCCTTCGCCGATATTGATGCCGCAGCGATTGGCCGAGAGCGGATTGCAGGCCTCGGCGCTCACCGACTCCAGCGCGGCAAAGCCGCTCACGGTGAAGGCGCAGAGCGTATCCACGCCGCCGCACAGCACCGCGTCGACGACGCCCGCGCGCAGCAGGCGTGCGGCCGACATCAGGGCGCGCGCGCTGGAGGAACAGGCGGTGGAAATCACATAGGCAGGGCCGCTCACGCCCAGCGTCTCGGCGACGAACTGGGCCAGCGAGCCAAGCTCCTGCTGGCCGTAGTCGAAGCCCGCGGGGAACTCGCCCGCCGCCACGCGATGGCGCATCGCCGCCTCGCCCTCGGCGATGCCGGAAGTGCTGGTGCCCAGGATGACCGCCATGCGCGACGCGCCGTAGCGCGCCAGCGCGGCGTCCACCGCCGGGCGGATCTGCGTCAGCGCAGCAAGCGCGAGCGCGTTGTTACGGCTGCGCAGCGGCCGGCGCACCGCCGAGATGTCGGGCAAGGTCGCGAGGACTTCGCCCACCACCACTTCGCGCCCGGCCAGGTAGCCGGGGCGCTTGCGCATCCCGGGGGATTCGCCCCGCGCCAGGTTGGTCGCCACCTCGTCAGGCGAATTGCCCAGCGCGCACAGGAGGCCGAGTTGATTCAGGTAGGCCACGCTCACACCTCTTCCGATTCGATCTGCAGGGTGTAGCGCAGGCGGTGGTTGGTCAGCCGCGTATGGCCCTTCCAGCGCGGCTCGCCCGGGTATTCGATCTCCAGCACCAGCTCTTCGCCCTGCAGCACGCGACGCTGATTGCCGGAATCCTCCACCCGCCAGCCCTCGGGCAGGGCGGCGGCGATCGCGGCCTGCGGCCAATAGGCCAGCATCACGTCGCGCAGGATGCGCGCGCCGGTCACCGTTTCGGGCAGCAGCGGGTTGCGCTTTTCCGTGAGGCCCTGGCCATCCAGATGGACCTCGATGATCCGCATCCCCATGGCGAGGCCGACCAGGTCCACCCGCTGCGGCGTGATCGCCAGCGCAGCCTCCAGGCTGTGCGTAGTGCCGGGCGCCTCCACCGTGATCTGCTGACTCAGGGCCACGCTTGCACCGAAAGCAGCCGGTGACACATCACCCAGCGGAATCTCCAGCGAGGGCGCCGGCGCGCAGGCGGCAAGCAGGCCGAGCGCGAGCAATGCGAAAAGGTGAGACAGCCGGGCGCTCATGCGGAATCCCTGCGCGAAAACGATGGGGCCAGCAGCCAGGCGCCGGCGATGCCCACCAGCGTCGTGAGCCCGAAGACCCTCAGGGCCGGCATGTGCGAGAGCGCCAGGAGGCCGAAGGACAGGATGCTCATCAGCGCCGCCATGCTCACCGCGAGCCAGGTGGCGCCATCGCCACGCCGCGGCTGCTCGATCAGGAAGACACCGTAGTCCACGCCCATGCCCAGCACCAGGAAAAGCCCCAGCACCGCAAACAGCTGGAAGGGCAATCCGCTCCAGCCGAGCACGCCGAGCGCCAGCAGGCTGCCCGCGAGTGGCGGCGCCAGCGGCCGCCAGGCCTCGCGCCCGTAGCGAAGGAGCATCAGCAGCAGGGCGAGCACGTAGGCACCGCCCACCACCCAGAGCATGCGGCTGCGGTAGCGCTGCAGGACTTCGGAGATCGTCGCGGGCTTGTCCACCCAGGAGACGCCCGGCAATTGCCCGGCCAGCGACTGCAGGCGCGCGACCACGGCCGGGCCCTGCAGGCCGCTGAGCATGGTCACGCTGGCATGGGCATCGCCTACCTGCCCCAGCCACAGGGGCCGGAAAGGCTCGGAGACGGGATTGGCCAACCAGGCCGCGAAGTCCAGGGGATCGCAACGCAGCCGCTGGGCGAAACGCGCTGCATCGAGCCCGCTCGCCTCGCTCATCGCCGCCTGCCATTGCGCATCCTCGTAGAGTCCGCGCAGTGCGGCGCAGTCGGCCTGCTGGCGGGCCCGTGAGGGAATACGGCGCGATACGGCCTGGAAGCCTTCCAGCGTGCCCTCGGCCACCAGGGCCGAGAGACTCGCGCCCAGGGCTTCTTCGCGTTGCAGGGTTTCTTCCGGCGAGGCGCCGCGCACGACAAAGAACTGCGCGGGGCTCGGCACACCGGCGAGCTTCGCGACTTCCGCCTGTTCGAGCAGCAGCGGCAGCGGCACCGACTGCAGGGCGCGCACATCGTCCTGCACATGCAGGCGTGCAATACCGCTTACCGCCACCAGCGCCACGATCGCGGCCAGTGCCCCGCCGATGCGGCCGCGCCCGAACGCCGGCCAGGCCGCGCGCGCGCGGCCCAGCGCGGAGGCGAGCCACTCACCATGCGGGTTGGCGCGTGCGAGCCAGGGGTACCAGAGCAGCACGGTGCTCCAGGCCGCGAGCAAGCCGCAGGCGGCGAAGAGCGACATCTGGCGCAGCCCGGGGAAAGGCGCCAGCGCCAGTCCCGCGTAGGCGCAGACCACCGTCACCAGTGCCAACAGCAGGCCGGCGAAGAGACGGCGACGCCGCGCGAAGGGATCGAAAGGCTGTTCGCCCACGCCGGAGCACAAGTAGAGCAGGCCGTAGTCCACCGCCACGCCGACCAGGCTCGCGCCGAAGACAAGCGTGAGCGCATGGATGCTGCCGAAGACCCAGAGCACGACGCTGCTCGCGCACAGGGTGCCGACGAGGATGGGGAGCAGCACCAGCAGGAGCACGCTGGCGCGGCGGAAGACCAGGAACACCAGCAGGATGATGCCGAGCACCGAACCGAGACCGATCGCGCTCATCTCCGACTGCGCACTGCGCGCCACCACCGCCGCCACCGGTGCGATGCCCGCGGTGCGCACGGAGAGTTGCGGATCCGCGCGCAGGGCCGCGGCGGCCTTGTCGAGGCGCGGCAACACCTTGTCCTGCGCCGCGCTGGAGAAGGCGCCGTCATGCAGGCCGATCAGCACCACGGCCCATTCGCGGCCGGGCGTGGAGATCCACAGGCGGCCATCCAGCGGCCGCACGTTCTGGCCGGCGGCCTGCTCCATCATCCAGCTCGCGAAGAGGCCGAAAGGATCGTCGGGCCAGGAGAGTCCGCCACCGCTGGCCGGGCTGAAAAGCCGCGAGAGTGCGTAGTCGCTGCGCTGCTGCACGCTCATCTGCAAGAGCGCCCTGCCCTGCTCGCCGATCAGCACGCCGCGGTAGGGCGCAAGGAAGTCACGCCAGGCGGCGAAGTCGCGGCCATCCACCGTGTGGCGCACATCGGCCGCAATGCCCTGGATGTCGGCGAGGTAGCGGTCGGCCGCGCGGCGCGCACCCTCCACCGTCGGTGCGCCAATCAGCACGACAACGCGGCGCTCGGCATTCGCGGCCATGCGGGTGAAAGCGGCCTCGGCCACCGGATCGCGTGCATCCCGCGGCAGCAGCGCCATGATGTCCGCGTCCAGCGCGGGCCGTTGCACGCCCCAGACCCAGGCGTTGTGCGCCATCGCGGCGAGGACCACGAAGAGCCATAGCAGCGCAGCGAGGCGCCAGGAGTTGCGCGCGCCGGCGCGCATCGCGACCTCAGTCAAACTGCGCCGCCTCCGCCTTGCCGAGGCTATCGGCGGGTTGCGAATCGAGCATGCGGATGTGGGTGCGGTCGCCGTTGCCGTCTTCCATGTCCACCGTCTCCACGAAGCGCTGGCCGGACAGGTCGATGCGCGTGATCACCTGCCCCAACGCGCTGTCGCGCGGCACGAGCTTGAGCGACCAGCGGCCGGCCTCAACCTTCCCGCTCACGGAAAAGCGTTTCTCCAGCTCGCCCACGTCACCGGCCAGCAGCGCGAACATCACGCCGTTGATCGCCCTCACCGCCGGCTCCTTGTCGGCCGACAGGCGCATGGTCACGTTGTCGCCCGCCTTCTGCAGGATCTCGCTGCGGGTCAGGCGCACGCTGTTGGAGAAGGGCTTCTCGGTGACCCACAACACGCCCTTCTCGCGCGAGACGAGGAAGCGTCCCTGCGACTTCACCGGCTTGGGGAAGTCCTTGAGCTCCCGCGTCTGCTCGAAGCGCCCCGAGACCACTGCGGGTTGCTCCAGAACCTTCTGCACCTGCTCCACCAGCGTGGCCGCACAGACCCCTGCTGCTGCACAGGACAGAACAATGCCGAACAGGAAATAGCGCAGACGATTCATGCTGTAGAAACTCCGGGAATGCGTGGGCGGGCGACGTCCGGCCTCAGGGCGCCGGCGGCGCGATGCCGAGGCGCTCGAAGAGCACCGCCGGCGAAACGAAGCACATCTCGCCGCTCGCAAGGCTGACGGCCACCTGCACGGTCTCGCCCTTGGTGAGCCGCGCGCCGGTGGCCGCATCACGCACTTCATAGCGGATGCGCAGACGGTTCTCCCATTCGACGATACGCGCACTCACCCGCAGGCGCTGGCCGAAGCGTGCCGGCCCGACGTAGCGGATGCTCATGTCCACCACCGGCCAGGCGTAGCCGGAATCCTTCATCTGCGGGAAGTCGTAGTCGATCGCACCCAGCAGGGCATGGCGCGCGCGCTCGAAATAGCGCGCGTAGTTGCCATGCCAGACCACGTCCATCGGATCGAGGTCGTGGAAAGGCACATCGAGCTCGACCTCCGCGGTCCAGCGCGGATCGGGATCTCCAGCGGCGATCACCGTCTGCGCCTTCTCAGTCATACAAGGCCCAGCGCTGCTCGTGGATCGCCGCGATCACATTGAGCAGGTCCGCATCCAGCGCGCGGTCCTCTGCCACAAAGGGAATCAGCGCCTCCAGCGAGGTGACGAAATCGGCGAGGCCCTCGGTCAACACCAGCTCGGCCTTCTGGCGACGCAGCGCGATGCCCTGGCGCACCGCGATCAGCATGCCGGCGGTGACCTGCTCGGTGAGCTCCAGCACGCGCAGGCAATCGCGCGCCGCAATCGTGCCCATGCTGACCTTGTCCTGGTTATGGCACTCGGTGGACCGCGAGAAGACCGAGGCCGGCATGGTCTGCTTGAGCGCTTCCGCGGTCCAGGCGGAGAGCGAGATCTGCAGGGCCTTGAGGCCGTGGCTGATCGCCGCCCGCGCGCCCTGGGCGCCGGACAGGTTGGAGGGCAGGCCGTTGCTGAAACGGGTGTCGACCATTAGCGCCATCTGGCGGTCGAGCAGATCGGCGAGATTGGCGACGAGGTTCTTGAGGCTGTCCATCGCGAAAGCGATGTGGCCGCCGTAGAAGTGGCCGCCGTGCAGCACCTGCTCGCCATCCGGATCGATGATCGGGTTGTCGTTGGCGCTGTTGAGTTCGTGCTCGACCGTGTCGCGCAGGAAGGGCAACGCGTCTTCGAGCACGCCGATCACATGCGGCGCACAACGCAGGGAGTAGCGATCCTGCAGGCGCTGTTCGTTGCGCGGCGGGCGATCCGAATGCAGGTCATCGCGCAGGCGCGCGGCCACGCGTTGCTGACCCGGGTGCGGCTTGACCGAGAAGAGCGTCGCATCGAAATGGTGGGCGTTACCGTCGAGCGCGAGGCAGGCCAGTGCAGTAATACGCGTGGCGAGGCGGCCCAGGTATTCGGCGCGGGCGTGGGCGAGGCAGGCCAGCCCGGTCATCACCGCCGTGCCGTTCATGATCGCCAGCCCTTCCTTCGGGCGCAGCCGCAGGGGTTCGATGCCCCGCTCGGCGAAGACCTCGGCGGTGTCGCGCAGCACGCCTGCGACCCAGACTTTGCGCTCGCCGCAGAGCACGGCGGCCACATAGGAAAGCGGGGTCAGGTCGCCGCTCGCACCGACCGAGCCCTCGGCGGGGATCGCCGGCAGGATGTCCTCGGCCAGCAGGCGCTGCAGCTGTTCGAGCAGGCGCCAGCTCACGCCGGAGAAGCCCTGCACCAGCGAGTTGGCACGCGCCACCAGCACGGCCCGTGTCTCCGCCTCGGAGAGCCAGCGACCGAGGCCGCAGCCGTGATAGGTGTAGAGCCGGTGCGGCAACTCGGCGACCAGCTCGGGCGGGATCGTGACGGTGCAGGAGTCGCCGTAGCCGGTGGTCACACCATAGATGACGCCGTCCTCGGCGAGCAGACGATCGAGGAAACTCGCGCCACGCTCGATGCGCGCACGCAGTTCCGGCGCCGCGTGCAGCTTGACGGATCGACTGCGGCGACTGGCGGCGACGACATCGCCCACGCTCAAGGCGTGGGCACCCAGGTACAGCGCGGAATCAGACATGTTGCTCGGAGACACGTTGCTGAGGCACTTCGCCCTGCGGGCGGTGCCAGAAATCGAAGAAGTTGAACCACTGCAGCGGCGACTGGCGCACCTGCGCTTCGAGCCGCTGGGCGAAATCGGCGACCAGGGGCACGAGCGCCTCAGTGCGCGAACGACGCGGCAGGCTCACCGTCTCGCGGAAGAGATCGAAGCTCACGCAATAGCCCTCGCCCTCCGGCACCGCCCACATCAGGAAGACCGGCACCTTGAGCGCGGCCGCGAGGATCCACGGGCCGATCGGGAAGCTCGCCGTGTCGCCGAGGAAAGGCACCTCGACCACGGCGCCGTTCTGCGACACCGGCACGCGGTCGCCAGTGATCACGACGAAATCACCCCGCGAAACCTGCGCGGAAAGCCACATCATGGTGGCGGTGTCGAACTGATCCACCCGAACCAGATTGAGCTGGCTCGCGGGTCCGAGCTCGGCCATCAGCTGGTTGAAGCGCACCGAGTTGAGTGTGTGCACCAGCACATGCAGGCGACGGCCATGCTTGTAGACCTCGGCCAGCGCGCGGCTCGCCTCGATGTTGCCGAAGTGCGCGGTGACGATCACGCCGCCCTCGCCCGCATCCATCATGCGGAAGATCTCTTTCGCGTTGAGTACGCGACAGGCGTCCGAATGCAGGGCGCCATGCCACACCAGCACCTTGTCGAGGATGGTCTCGCCGAAGGCAAAGAAGTGGCGCAGTGAGGCGAAGCGACCGGGCTCCACGCCGTGCTCGCGCAGGCGTCGCACGTAGTCCAGCGAGGCGCGCCGCGCACCGCGCGCCATGAGCCAATAGACGGCAATCACCGGCGCGAGCACCGCACGGAAGACGCGCCGGCCGAAGAACGCATGCAGGCGGAAGAGCAGCTTCATGCCGAAGACAAAGCCCAGCTCATCCACCTGCGCCCAGTGACGACTCACGATGCCCTCCTCGATGGCAGCAGGTGACGCCAAAGCAGGCGCG is a genomic window of Niveibacterium sp. SC-1 containing:
- a CDS encoding aromatic amino acid ammonia-lyase is translated as MSDSALYLGAHALSVGDVVAASRRSRSVKLHAAPELRARIERGASFLDRLLAEDGVIYGVTTGYGDSCTVTIPPELVAELPHRLYTYHGCGLGRWLSEAETRAVLVARANSLVQGFSGVSWRLLEQLQRLLAEDILPAIPAEGSVGASGDLTPLSYVAAVLCGERKVWVAGVLRDTAEVFAERGIEPLRLRPKEGLAIMNGTAVMTGLACLAHARAEYLGRLATRITALACLALDGNAHHFDATLFSVKPHPGQQRVAARLRDDLHSDRPPRNEQRLQDRYSLRCAPHVIGVLEDALPFLRDTVEHELNSANDNPIIDPDGEQVLHGGHFYGGHIAFAMDSLKNLVANLADLLDRQMALMVDTRFSNGLPSNLSGAQGARAAISHGLKALQISLSAWTAEALKQTMPASVFSRSTECHNQDKVSMGTIAARDCLRVLELTEQVTAGMLIAVRQGIALRRQKAELVLTEGLADFVTSLEALIPFVAEDRALDADLLNVIAAIHEQRWALYD
- a CDS encoding DUF3261 domain-containing protein, producing MSARLSHLFALLALGLLAACAPAPSLEIPLGDVSPAAFGASVALSQQITVEAPGTTHSLEAALAITPQRVDLVGLAMGMRIIEVHLDGQGLTEKRNPLLPETVTGARILRDVMLAYWPQAAIAAALPEGWRVEDSGNQRRVLQGEELVLEIEYPGEPRWKGHTRLTNHRLRYTLQIESEEV
- a CDS encoding beta-ketoacyl-ACP synthase; the protein is MKRVVITGFGAISPLGHDWTTVSAALKAERNVVRYMPDWAEIEGLNTRLGAPAAPFELPAHYNRKTTRSMGRNALMAVRASERALEDAGLLGAPLVQSGRMGISCGSSAGTTSAICDFGNMMRDKTVDGVNATTYIKMMSHTAPVNMAVFFGITGRIITTSSACTSGSQGIGYAYEAIRSGAQLAMLAGGSEELCPTEAAVFDTLFATSTSNDQPELTPRPFDKKRDGLVLGEGAGTLVLEEYEHAKARGAHIYAEIVGFGTNCDGTHVTNPRAETMAIAMRLALEQSGVSAAQIGYVNAHGTATEQGDIAESQATAEVFQRAVPISSLKSYMGHTLGACGALEAWMSVMMMNEGWFAPTLNLTEVDARCGALDYLSGVRTLDCEYVMSNNFAFGGINTSLIFRRAA
- a CDS encoding beta-ketoacyl-[acyl-carrier-protein] synthase family protein translates to MAYLNQLGLLCALGNSPDEVATNLARGESPGMRKRPGYLAGREVVVGEVLATLPDISAVRRPLRSRNNALALAALTQIRPAVDAALARYGASRMAVILGTSTSGIAEGEAAMRHRVAAGEFPAGFDYGQQELGSLAQFVAETLGVSGPAYVISTACSSSARALMSAARLLRAGVVDAVLCGGVDTLCAFTVSGFAALESVSAEACNPLSANRCGINIGEGAALFLMTREPSAVRLAGWGESSDAHHMSAPDPSGRGAEIAIREALARAGLTPAEIDYINLHGTATRHNDAMESAVVARIFGEHTPVSSTKPLTGHTLGAAGAVEAALAWLMLQPGNAAGWLPAQRWDGQYDPQLPPLDVVGMNRQLGHAPRHVLSNSFAFGGSNAALILGAC
- a CDS encoding 3-ketoacyl-ACP reductase FabG2 produces the protein MNQRVLVTGSSRGIGRAIALRVARDGFEVTVHCRSQREQAEAVVAEILAQGGRARALQFDVADRAGARAALEADVEAHGAYWGVVLNAGVTRDVAFPAMQDEEWDSVLRTNLDGFYNVLHPLVMPMLQLREGGRVVVMASVSGVIGNRGQVNYSASKAGLIGASKALALELAKRRVTVNCVAPGLIETELSADVNTEQVIELIPLKRAGKGSEVAGAVAFLLGEDAAYITRQTLVVDGGLAG
- a CDS encoding outer membrane lipoprotein carrier protein LolA codes for the protein MNRLRYFLFGIVLSCAAAGVCAATLVEQVQKVLEQPAVVSGRFEQTRELKDFPKPVKSQGRFLVSREKGVLWVTEKPFSNSVRLTRSEILQKAGDNVTMRLSADKEPAVRAINGVMFALLAGDVGELEKRFSVSGKVEAGRWSLKLVPRDSALGQVITRIDLSGQRFVETVDMEDGNGDRTHIRMLDSQPADSLGKAEAAQFD
- a CDS encoding MMPL family transporter — protein: MTEVAMRAGARNSWRLAALLWLFVVLAAMAHNAWVWGVQRPALDADIMALLPRDARDPVAEAAFTRMAANAERRVVVLIGAPTVEGARRAADRYLADIQGIAADVRHTVDGRDFAAWRDFLAPYRGVLIGEQGRALLQMSVQQRSDYALSRLFSPASGGGLSWPDDPFGLFASWMMEQAAGQNVRPLDGRLWISTPGREWAVVLIGLHDGAFSSAAQDKVLPRLDKAAAALRADPQLSVRTAGIAPVAAVVARSAQSEMSAIGLGSVLGIILLVFLVFRRASVLLLVLLPILVGTLCASSVVLWVFGSIHALTLVFGASLVGVAVDYGLLYLCSGVGEQPFDPFARRRRLFAGLLLALVTVVCAYAGLALAPFPGLRQMSLFAACGLLAAWSTVLLWYPWLARANPHGEWLASALGRARAAWPAFGRGRIGGALAAIVALVAVSGIARLHVQDDVRALQSVPLPLLLEQAEVAKLAGVPSPAQFFVVRGASPEETLQREEALGASLSALVAEGTLEGFQAVSRRIPSRARQQADCAALRGLYEDAQWQAAMSEASGLDAARFAQRLRCDPLDFAAWLANPVSEPFRPLWLGQVGDAHASVTMLSGLQGPAVVARLQSLAGQLPGVSWVDKPATISEVLQRYRSRMLWVVGGAYVLALLLMLLRYGREAWRPLAPPLAGSLLALGVLGWSGLPFQLFAVLGLFLVLGMGVDYGVFLIEQPRRGDGATWLAVSMAALMSILSFGLLALSHMPALRVFGLTTLVGIAGAWLLAPSFSRRDSA
- a CDS encoding thioesterase family protein, which produces MTEKAQTVIAAGDPDPRWTAEVELDVPFHDLDPMDVVWHGNYARYFERARHALLGAIDYDFPQMKDSGYAWPVVDMSIRYVGPARFGQRLRVSARIVEWENRLRIRYEVRDAATGARLTKGETVQVAVSLASGEMCFVSPAVLFERLGIAPPAP